The window ACTCCCTGATAAGTCGGTTGCGTCATGTCAATCAAAACCACAGCGTTACGGCGATTGGGCGATAAACGTACTTCTCTAATCGCATATTTCTGCACGGCTTCGCGGTAATTGCTTAAGTCTCCAATGGTGAGTTGACGATAATTGTAATTAACCACCAGTCGCATGGAAGCCCGCTCTGTACCAAAGGTGCCTCCAGCCTCAACGGCAGGAATATACTTTTGCTCTAACGTAATCTGCAATGGCTCTTTTGGGTCTTTAATCAGAAATTTATACGTCTCGCTGCCATCGGGATTGGGTTGACGAGCAATCATGGGTAGTCTGATTCCGACTTTCAGTAGAGTCAGCTCCAAATCATACCTAAGCTGTGCAGTTCGTTTGAGGATGTCATCTCCAGCCGCTTTTGTGGTTAAATTTGAGGCAGACAGATCATACTCCGTTTTCAGGCAACCATTCCTCACGCAGGAGTTGGTTTCCAAATCGACCATTTGAATTTGTGCCGTTGGCACTTCTGTTACAGTGTTGCTAAAGCTTTCCAGATAAAGATAGTAACGGCTATCTGGAGAGAAGCCAGACATTCGTCTAGAGGCTCTCAAAGCGCTGGCTAATCCCTCTGAACTAACCAGAAAGGCGATCGCGACAAACGAGAGTGAAGCCAAGGACAAACGTTTCATATTGGGAATGAAGTCTTCTAAAGGATGAAAGAATTTTTACACTTCCTCTTCATCCTTCCTAAAAAAATTCAAGGCATTCTTTCCTAAAAAGAACGCCTTGCTTCGTAGTCATAACTGATTCAAGAAAATAATGTTTCTAATTTTGGGAGTGACAGGCACCTGAAAGTGCCGTGAAACTCGTCGTCCATTCTCCCCTTGTGCATCAGTCTAGCTGAGTGAAGCGCCACTGCGATCGTAGCTAGAGCGGAAGCTAGGATGCGCTTTACCTTGAATATGATTCCAGTACTCTGTCGCATCGATATCCATACCCACTTCAGCAGCCGCACGACCAAGCATAGATTGCTGACGATTTTTGATGAGGTGATGGTGACGCATCATCAGGGCACGAGCTTGTTCTTGAGTAGACATAGTTGGGATTCTCCGATTGCTTTAGTAAGGTTTGATTGAATGTTTTTCTCTTGACTCCTCAACTATAACAAAAAATTCTGTAGCAAAATATACGAAACGATGATTTTAATAAATTTTTACGCTTTTCCCTTAAATGCATAAATGTCATACGCTGTCAAGGGAGTAAAGCCGACTCAGCCGCGACAACCTTGGACGCAGGCGGGATTTGCTGAAAACCTTGTAATACCAAGCCGTTGAGCAGCCCTTCTTGCTATTGAGTACGGTGAATCCAATTGATTAAAAAAGTGTTACAACTTGTGTAGTTACGGATCACAAGAGTTGAACGTCGGCAAGTTGTTCGGCAAACCGGTTGATTGTTCTACGGGTTTAAGCTCTAATCGATAGCGGTAGAGAGCCACCGGTTGCTCTAAAGCTTTGAAATAATTGACATCTTGGGGAGAGAGATAAATGGCAGTGATTTGGTCAGCCTCAACCACTAAATTAGGCGACGGCTTGAGCTGATAGGCGGTTGTCGTTTCCACCTGATTGAAATAAGGTTGAGGTGTTCCCCGAAAGAATTGGTTGGAAACTTCAGTACTAATAAACTGATCGAGGGCAGGAGTTTCAGAGGCTCGACCCGTAACCATCGAAATCAGTTGCAAGCCTGTTTTCAGAAATGTAATTTGGCGATTGGGAGAATTGGGATCGACTTTTACCGATTGAATTCTGGCGTCGCCTAAATAAGCTTTAGCAATATTCAATCCATTAAATGCTCGGTCTGCGACTACTTTAGGAGTTTCTTCAGGGCGGGATAACTGAGATTTTCCTGAACTTTGCACCGTGAAGCGAGGAAAGCGAGTGGCGATGACAGAGGCTTGAGCCGTAACGGCTTGAAACCGTACCCGAAAATTGACTGGCTGATTAAGATAGCGGCGATTGCTTTCAAACCCTGGAGTTACGATATCGGGTGCTAGGGGGGCAACCTGCTCAACTAAGGTACTCGTCACGTTCCAGGTACCTTGCATCCAATCAGGATAAATCAAATCTTCCTGGGGTGTAGTAACGGGAGGTTTATTCTCCCAATTCGGAAACTGCGCCAAACGGTCAGCTAACTGACCGGCTCGTGCTTCACCACTCCAGAGCAGTAAGATGAGAGTCAGGCATAATCCTAAAAATCTTCTGATAATAGCTACCACAATCGGGTCTATTGTTTAAACTTTTCTTACTCTTCTGTTAAGGGTGCGGGTTGCCAAAATTCTCCGTATTTCTCTCGCAAAGATTGCCATGCTTCTACCTGTCCCGGTTCGTATTCTCCAGGCTTACCCCATTGCAAAAATGCACTGAGCGCGGGTTCTTGTTTTTCATCCAAAAAGCGAATTGCATAGGTCGTGAAATTGCCGCGTTTGGCTTCACCTGTTTCAAATTTGACCTGTTTAATTGCATCCATATTCAGGTGAAACTCCAAGGTTTCTTTATGCATATTGGCATACTTTCCCTTGGGTAAATCGGCATAAAATATCTTTTCAATGGTCGTCTTGACCTCTAACACGGCTGCACTACTGGTAACAATGAGACGTAATGTTCCGAGGGTTTCACAAGCTTCTAAAAATTCTTTCAGAGTAGTTGTCATAAAATTAGGTTTAGTTAAAGATTGAAAGAAATATGATTAAAGAGATGGGCAGAAAGTTAAACATCATTCCCCATTCTCCCATTCCCTATTGCTCATGCTGTTCGTAAGCGGCGACGATGCGCTGAACGAGAGGATTCCGGACAACATCTTTAGTCGTCAGTTTGCAAAAGGCGATGCCTTCAATGGAATGAAGGATTTTTTGAGCCACAGCCAATCCAGACTGTTGATTTGATGGTAAATCCGTCTGAGTAATGTCACCTGTCACCACCATACGAGAGCGAAAACCGAGGCGTGTCAGCACCATTTTCATTTGAGCCGGCGTTGTATTTTGTGCCTCATCAACAATCACAAAGGCATTGCTGAGGGTTCGTCCTCGCATATAGGCTAGGGGGGCAACTTCAATTACACCTCGTTCCATCAAACTCGGAACCTTTTCTGGATCAATTAACTCATAGAGTGCGTCGTAAAGGGGTCGCAGATAAGGATTAATCTTTTGCTGCAAATCTCCGGGTAAGAAACCCAACTTTTCTCCTGCTTCTACAGCCGGTCGGGTTAAAATTAAGCGCTCGTACTGATTAGCAAGGAGGGCTTGAGCCGCGAGAACAACAGCAAGATAAGTCTTCCCTGTGCCAGCCGGTCCAACACAAAAGGTCAAGTCGTGGGTTAATACGGATTTGATGTACTTTCGTTGCCCAAAGGTTTTAGCACGGACAATATCGCCTTTGCGGGTACGGGCAAGAATATCTTGCTGTAAATCCTGTAACTCATCTGAGCGATTAGTATCTAAAGCCTGAAGGGCGGTTTGGATATCCACCTCCGTGACGGCTTTACCCTCATTCCAGAAGGATTTTAGCGATCGCATCAAGGAGGAAACCCGTTCAACTTGTTTTTGGGTTCCAGAAATTAAAAGTTCTTGCCCTCGCAGCACCAGATTCGTTCCAGTTAGCCGCGAGAGCGTTTTCAGGTTTTCTTCCCGCTCACCAGCTAGTGCGATCGCGCTTTCGTTACTTGGTAGCTGAATAGTCTTTTGTACTTCACTCATGCCCACAATGGCTCTAAAAGTTGAAAGTTTTTAGGTATTAGGTGTGGAAAGTAGGTCAGTTGAATGTTGCAAGTTTGGCAGACAACTTGAAATTCTCTAACCAACCTCAGTCTCTTGCTTCATAGAGAGCAGTACGAGAGCGTCTACTCTTGGAAAACGGTTCCGCTTGAGCGCATCTTTCGGCAATACCGCCTAGTAAACGACTTTCTAACCTTTAACCTTTTAACCTTCAACCTTCAACTTTTGATTAAGAGCGAGATCTAGGAGCGGGTTTAGACGTTGGTGGGCGGCGAGGTGTACCTCTTTTGGCAGCCGGTTTACTACTTGAGGAACTTTCTCGCCGGGAACCTTCATTCGGGCCTTCATAAATATCCAGATGGACAAATTGACCAGCCGCCTGAGCGGCTGATTGAATGACCGTCCGAATCGCTTGAATGTTGCGTCCTCCTCGACCAAACACGCGTCCCTTCTCCGACCCGTCGAACGCCAACCGAATCCATACCCGCTCATTGGCATTGGATTTCTCGCAGTCTACCTTTAGCGAAGTCGGTGACTCTAAAAACGGCTCGATCAAAAATCGCACAAGACCGATATAGTCCGGGCTAGCATTTTGAGAGGAGGCGGGCGGTGTTTCAGGCGTGGACTTGTTCGAGAACATTGGCTTTCCTCAGAATATCACGCACTGTATCAGTGGGCTGAGCACCATTTTGGAGCCATTGAACAATCTCTGGAACTTTGAGCCGTGTTTCATCTGTTCTGGGATTGTAGAAGCCCAATTCTTCTAAGGGGCGTCCATCGCGACGTGCATTACTTTGAATTGCGACAATTCGGTAGCTGACCTCACGCTTTTTGCCGTATCGTTTTAATCTCAGTTTGACCATATTTAGGAATAATTCACCTGTTTGATTTTAAGCGATCTCTGGCTTCAAGGTTGGAACGTTGGAAGTTTGACCGTTCTAATCAGTTAAAATTCAACTGTTCAGAGCTGACCAAATCCCTTTTTCTTCTTCTCCTTTTTCTTTTTCTTGGAAGAAGCACCTCCAGAGTAACCGCGCCAACCGGGTTGGGAGGGGGGATTTCCGCCCATGCCGCCAAACATGCCACCCATGCCTGCCATTCCTGGCATTTGACCCCGGCTCATTTGCTGCATGAGATTTCTCATTTTAGTAAATTCACTCACCAAATTGGTAACATCTCTCTCGGTATAGCCAGCACCCCGTGCAATCCGGCGTCGGCGTGATGGAGAACTCGCTAACAAATCGGGATTGCGGCGCTCTTCAGCGGTCATGGAGTTAATCAGCGCTTCCGATTGCTTGAGTTTTGTTTCTCCTTGTTGCAGTTGATCCGCACTCAGCTTGCCCATCCCTGGAATCATCTTCATCAAGCCGCCCAAAGAACCCATATTCTTTAATAGGCGCATTTGCTTTAAGAAATCGCTGAAGTCAAACTTTGCCGTCAGCATTTTCTCCTGCATCTTCTCGGCGTCCGCGAGGTCGATTTCCTCTTGGGCTTTTTCGACCAGCGTCAGGACATCTCCCATACCGAGAATGCGGGATGCCATCCGGTCAGGATAAAAGGGTTGCAGCGCTTCTACCTTTTCCCCAACCCCGACAAATTTAATCGGCTGACCCGAAACCCGGCGTACTGAAAGGGCCGCACCACCGCGTGTGTCACCATCTAGTTTAGTGAGGATGGCTCCCGTAATCCCGATTTGGTCGTGGAAGGTACGGGTGAGGTTTGCCGCCTCTTGACCCGTCATCGAGTCCACCACTAAGAGGGTTTCGTGGGGTTGGACGGTTTGCTTAATCCGGGCGAGTTCCCCCATCATGTCTTGGTCGATTTGCAAGCGTCCCGCCGTATCGATAATCACGGTATCAACACCCGTTTCCTTCGCCCGCGCTACGCCTTGACGCGCAATCTCAACCGGGTCAGCATCCGCACCCAGTTCAAAGACTGGGACATTAATTTGTTGTCCTAGGGTAACTAACTGGTCAATGGCGGCAGGTCGATAAACGTCTGTGGCAACCAACAGACAGGTGCGGTTTTGCTTTTGCAGATGTAACGCCAGCTTGGCGGTGGCGGTGGTTTTTCCGGTTCCCTGTAACCCTGCCATCAGCACAATTGTCGGTGCTGTATCGACTTGGGCTAAGGGAATATTGGTTTCCCCCATCACCTGTACCAGTTCGTCGTAAACGATTTTGATGAACTGCTGATCGGGACGAACACCCGAAAGTACCTCGGCTCCTTGTGCCTTGGTTTCTACATCTGCAACGAAATCTTTAACGACTTGCAGGTTAACATCTGCCGATAACAGAGCGCGACGGACTTCTTTGAGCGCCTCTTGGATATTGGACTGAGAAATTTTGTCCTGGCCCCGTAATTTCTTCCAGGCGTCTTCTAAGCGTTCGGCTAGGGCATCAAACATAAATCAATTTTTTTAAGGGTTATCTTTAACTAAGGGTAGTATTCTTGGCTGCCTTTTGACAGGTTTGGGAGCGGGGGTGCTGAGGTGCTGAGGTGCTGAGGAGTCAGCTTTTACTTTAATCGGGTTGAAGTGGTGGAAAAGTTTTGCTGCATTGCTTTAGGCGCTACACGGCACGGGGAGGAGAAACTTGCCGGATTTTCCGTAGCGGACTAGAGCTCGACTCTAATCCCAGCAGAATTCCATTGAGTACAAAGGCTAAGAGTGCTACGACAATCGCCCCAGCCAAAATTTTATCGTCGCGACTTTGGGCAATGCCATCAAATAGTAGTACTCCCAATCCCCCAGCACCGAACTTTGCACCGATAGTTGCGATCGCCACAGCCACAATGGTCGCCAAACGCACACCGGCTAAACAAATCGGTAAAATCAACGGCACTTGTACCTGCCACCAGCGTTGCCATACATTCATTCCCATACCCCTAGCAGCTTCCAGCATCGTAGGCTCGATCGCTTGCAGTCCTACCGAGAAATGGCGTACTAAAATCACTTGGGTATAGATAATCATGGCAATCACCACTGACTGACGATTGAGTCCAAAAATCGGGACTAGCAGGATAATCAGCGCCAAACTCGGTATGGTGTAGAGCGTTCCGAGAAATCCCAACACGGGGACACTCAGCCAGTGGTAGTGAGTCACCAGTAAGGCTAAAGGGAGAGCGATCGCGATCGCAATAAGTACGGCGATGCCAGTCATCTGGAGATGTTCTAGGATTAACCCAAACATCATCCCAGGATTTTTTAGGATATAGCTCATGGGAATGCCAGGATTTTGAATTAGCGATGTTGACGATATAGATGAGGAGGGATTGAACCCTCCACCCATAAAGTCAATAACCTCATTCTATTCGCCCAGTTCTTGGCACCCTAGCCCAGTATTCATGATTAGTCTTTGGGCAGCATAGCCCGAATCTGATCTACAAATTCTTGCTGATCGATCACGGGTTTGGGGATGAATCCATCCGCGCCACTCAGTTTGAGAAAGTTTTCGCGATCGCCTTCCATCACGCTTGCTGTCACCAGAATGACTGGTACTTTTGCTGTTTGAGGATTGGCTTTGAGCATTTGAGTAATTTTTAGACCATC of the Allocoleopsis franciscana PCC 7113 genome contains:
- a CDS encoding DUF2259 domain-containing protein, encoding MKRLSLASLSFVAIAFLVSSEGLASALRASRRMSGFSPDSRYYLYLESFSNTVTEVPTAQIQMVDLETNSCVRNGCLKTEYDLSASNLTTKAAGDDILKRTAQLRYDLELTLLKVGIRLPMIARQPNPDGSETYKFLIKDPKEPLQITLEQKYIPAVEAGGTFGTERASMRLVVNYNYRQLTIGDLSNYREAVQKYAIREVRLSPNRRNAVVLIDMTQPTYQGVVQTTFVQSFPIEKLRAG
- a CDS encoding DUF6816 family protein, encoding MVAIIRRFLGLCLTLILLLWSGEARAGQLADRLAQFPNWENKPPVTTPQEDLIYPDWMQGTWNVTSTLVEQVAPLAPDIVTPGFESNRRYLNQPVNFRVRFQAVTAQASVIATRFPRFTVQSSGKSQLSRPEETPKVVADRAFNGLNIAKAYLGDARIQSVKVDPNSPNRQITFLKTGLQLISMVTGRASETPALDQFISTEVSNQFFRGTPQPYFNQVETTTAYQLKPSPNLVVEADQITAIYLSPQDVNYFKALEQPVALYRYRLELKPVEQSTGLPNNLPTFNSCDP
- a CDS encoding ChuX/HutX family heme-like substrate-binding protein — encoded protein: MTTTLKEFLEACETLGTLRLIVTSSAAVLEVKTTIEKIFYADLPKGKYANMHKETLEFHLNMDAIKQVKFETGEAKRGNFTTYAIRFLDEKQEPALSAFLQWGKPGEYEPGQVEAWQSLREKYGEFWQPAPLTEE
- a CDS encoding PhoH family protein; this encodes MSEVQKTIQLPSNESAIALAGEREENLKTLSRLTGTNLVLRGQELLISGTQKQVERVSSLMRSLKSFWNEGKAVTEVDIQTALQALDTNRSDELQDLQQDILARTRKGDIVRAKTFGQRKYIKSVLTHDLTFCVGPAGTGKTYLAVVLAAQALLANQYERLILTRPAVEAGEKLGFLPGDLQQKINPYLRPLYDALYELIDPEKVPSLMERGVIEVAPLAYMRGRTLSNAFVIVDEAQNTTPAQMKMVLTRLGFRSRMVVTGDITQTDLPSNQQSGLAVAQKILHSIEGIAFCKLTTKDVVRNPLVQRIVAAYEQHEQ
- a CDS encoding KH domain-containing protein; this translates as MFSNKSTPETPPASSQNASPDYIGLVRFLIEPFLESPTSLKVDCEKSNANERVWIRLAFDGSEKGRVFGRGGRNIQAIRTVIQSAAQAAGQFVHLDIYEGPNEGSRRESSSSSKPAAKRGTPRRPPTSKPAPRSRS
- the rpsP gene encoding 30S ribosomal protein S16; its protein translation is MVKLRLKRYGKKREVSYRIVAIQSNARRDGRPLEELGFYNPRTDETRLKVPEIVQWLQNGAQPTDTVRDILRKANVLEQVHA
- the ffh gene encoding signal recognition particle protein, whose translation is MFDALAERLEDAWKKLRGQDKISQSNIQEALKEVRRALLSADVNLQVVKDFVADVETKAQGAEVLSGVRPDQQFIKIVYDELVQVMGETNIPLAQVDTAPTIVLMAGLQGTGKTTATAKLALHLQKQNRTCLLVATDVYRPAAIDQLVTLGQQINVPVFELGADADPVEIARQGVARAKETGVDTVIIDTAGRLQIDQDMMGELARIKQTVQPHETLLVVDSMTGQEAANLTRTFHDQIGITGAILTKLDGDTRGGAALSVRRVSGQPIKFVGVGEKVEALQPFYPDRMASRILGMGDVLTLVEKAQEEIDLADAEKMQEKMLTAKFDFSDFLKQMRLLKNMGSLGGLMKMIPGMGKLSADQLQQGETKLKQSEALINSMTAEERRNPDLLASSPSRRRRIARGAGYTERDVTNLVSEFTKMRNLMQQMSRGQMPGMAGMGGMFGGMGGNPPSQPGWRGYSGGASSKKKKKEKKKKGFGQL
- a CDS encoding ABC transporter permease, which gives rise to MSYILKNPGMMFGLILEHLQMTGIAVLIAIAIALPLALLVTHYHWLSVPVLGFLGTLYTIPSLALIILLVPIFGLNRQSVVIAMIIYTQVILVRHFSVGLQAIEPTMLEAARGMGMNVWQRWWQVQVPLILPICLAGVRLATIVAVAIATIGAKFGAGGLGVLLFDGIAQSRDDKILAGAIVVALLAFVLNGILLGLESSSSPLRKIRQVSPPRAV
- a CDS encoding response regulator, whose translation is MNTVLIVEDEPSNVIVFSKILSKRGGLTVKHTENVEEVMQIADSGEVDIILMDVDLRNSRYKGKAMDGLKITQMLKANPQTAKVPVILVTASVMEGDRENFLKLSGADGFIPKPVIDQQEFVDQIRAMLPKD